The following DNA comes from Natronospira bacteriovora.
AATGATAACGTGCTCGTCGGCCAGCGCGCTGCCCTGTTCGCTGACGCCGCTGAGTTCATTCCCCAGCAACAGGGCCGTTGGGCGGGTGTAGTCCACCTCGCGAAAATCCCGGGCACGGGGGGAGAAGTGGGCAGCCACGATGCGATGGCCACTGGCCTTGAGCTTGTCGGCGGCGGTGGGGATGTCCGGGTGAATATGGGTTGCCACCCATTTTCGACTACCACCGGACATGATGCGGTAGCGCTGCACGGAACGGTCCGGGGAAACGGCGTGAATATCCTGGATCCCCACCGCGTCCGCGGTGCGCATTACGGCGGAGAGATTGTGGCTCTTGTGGACATCATCCATCAGCACGGTCAGGTCCGGCTGTCGCCGGTTCAGGGTGTCGTGCAGTTTCTGCAGTCGTTCCGGTGTCATGGATTCGCGCCAGATCACTGTCGTTTGCCGGTGGTGGACGGTTATCATACCGGCTTGAGAGAAACGCTGAACACGATCTGGCCGTGAACGGGAGTATCCATGTTCCGCAAACAGCTGGCGTTGGAGTTTTCCGGGCGGGAGATGCGCGATATCACCCGCCTGCTGAATGATCTGGTGTCCCAGAGTGGTGTTCAGCAGGGCTTGTGCCATCTGCTCTGCCTGCACACCAGTGCTTCACTGCTAATCTGTGAGAATGCCGATCCGGACGTGCCAGCGGACATGGAGCGATTTCTGGCCCGGCTGGTGCCTGACGGTGATCCCCTTTTCGTTCATGACGCGGAAGGGCCGGATGATATGCCCGCTCACGTGCGCAGCATGCTGACCCAGCCGGCGATGACGCTGCCCGTGGAGGCCGGTCGCCTGCTGCTGGGCACCTGGCAGGGGGTTTTTCTCTGTGAGCACCGAACGTGCCCCCAGCGCCGTCGTGTGGTGGTTACCATCTGCTAGGGAAGCTCTGTACAGCGGTTTCCCCAGGGAGCTGTCGTGAATCTGTGGTTGAGAATGATTCGGGTCGTGCTGAGAGCCCTGCTGGGGCAGCGCCTGGCACCGCTGGACACCTCACGGGTTTACTTTCGCGTCTGGCCCCATGATCTTGATATCAACCTGCACATGAACAATGGTCGTTATCTGACCCTGATGGATCTGGGGCGGCTGGATCTCATGCTGCGTACCGGCATGGGGCGGGTCATCTTTCAGGAGAAGTGGATGCCCGTGGTGGCCACCGCCATGGTGCGCTTCAAGCGCTCCCTCCTGCCGTTCCAGTTTTTCCGGCTCGAGAGCCGGGTCATTTGCTGGGATGAGAAATGGTTCTATCTGGAACAGAAACTTCTGCGGGGTGATCGTGAAGTGGCCCATGCCATCATGAAAGGCTGCATCCGCCGATCGGGGGGTGTTGTGCCGCCGGCAGAGATCTTTGAACGGGTGCTCGGTGAGGCGGTCGAATCCCCCGCCATGCCCGACAGCATCAGGCACTGGCAGGACAGTGAGGAAAGCCTGCGTGCTGGTTACGAGGGAGAGGGCAATGACTGAAGAGCTGATTCATATCCGCCAGGCACGTCCAGGCGATGAAGCTGTCATCGTCGAGTTCAACATGGAGCTGGCGAGAGAATCCGAAGGTCTGGTGCTGGATCCGGTGGACGTGCGGCCGGGTGTTCGGGCCGTCCTCAATGACCCCGGGCGGGGCTGCTACTACCTTTCCGAACTGGGCAATCGGGTGGTCGGGCAGATTGGCCTGACCTTCGAGTGGAGTGACTGGCGCAATGGCTTCTTCTGGTGGATCCAGAGCGTGTACGTTCGCCCGGACGCCCGTCGCGGCGGCGTCTTCCGGGCCCTCTACCATCATGTGGAGGCCATGGCTCTGGAAGATCCGGGCTGCACCGGGCTGAGGTTGTATGTGGAGCCCGAGAACGAGTCCGCCATTGCCACCTACCATGCCCTGGGTCTGGGTGATGCCCCCTATCGCATGCTGGAGCTGGATTTCTCCGAACCCGAACGGAGTGGTGAGTAGGTGCGGGTGCCTGCCCTTGCTCTGCTGGCGAAGCGTTGGGCTGGGTGCTAGAATCCACGCCTCATCCCGCCACGTGGCGGTGATGGTCCACAACACGGGGCCGTAGCTCAGTTGGGAGAGCGCAGCAATCGCACTGCTGAGGTCAGGGGTTCGACTCCCCTCGGCTCCACCATCTTCCGAAAATGCCGGGCCTCGCCCGGCATTTTTCATGGGCCTCTCTCCGCCTGTTTTCCCCGGCTTGATCCGGCGCTATGCTGGCCTCCAGTGGGTTGGTGCCCGAGCGGGCCGGGAGGTGACGCATGACGTCGGAATTCAGTCGCCGCACGATTCTGCGTGGCATGGCCGCCCTGTCCGTGTTGGCCATGCCCCTGCTGCACGGGTCGGGCCGCCGTCTGCGTGCAGCCACCCTGGATGAGGAGGCCAATGCCATGAGTAAGGAGGAATTTCCGCCCGTCGATTTCAGCAAGGAAGAATGGCGCGAACGACTGGATCCGGAAGCGTTCGACATCCTGTTCCGCGAAAAGACCGAGCGGGCCTTCACCAGCCCCTTGAACGAGGAAAAGCGGGATGGCACCTATGTCTGTGCCGCCTGCTATCTGCCGCTCTTTCTGTCGGACATGAAATTCGACAGCGGAACCGGGTGGCCCAGCTTCTACACCCACATCGAGGGTCGCATCGGAACCAAGCGGGATTTCCGCCTGATCATTCCCCGCACCGAGTACCATTGCATTCGCTGTGGCGGCCACCAGGGTCATGTCTTCAGCGACGGCCCGGAGCCGACCGGCCAGCGTTGGTGCAACAACGGCCGGGCCTTGCGTTTCGTCCCCGAGGGCGAACCCCTGCCGGCCCTGCGCGGACAACGCCAGGACGGATGATCTCTGAACACCCAATCAGCTTGAGACCGACACCATGCTAAAACAGCTTTCCCTGTGTATTGCCGCTCTGTCCATTCTCATGTCCGCCTGCGATCAGTCCGGCAGTGATTACGCTGATCGGCGTGACGGGGTGGATCATGCCGACCGCTTTGAAAGCGTCAGTGAACGTGGCCACGGTCGTATCGAGGTGCTTTATGTGCCCGCCACCGGCTGGGCCTATCGGGATGATCGTGGCGAGCTGACCGGTGTCACCGTGGAGATCATGCGTGATTTCAAGCGCTGGCTGGCCAGGGAGCAGGGCCTGGACCTGGAGTTGCTGTTTGTCACCGAGCGTGACTGGCGCCGTTTCTATCAGCGGGTGGTGGATGCCGAAGGCGGGGTCTTTGGGATTGGCAATGTCACCATTACCGAAGAGCGACGTCAGGAGCTGGCCTTCTCTCCGGCCTATCTCACCAACGTGGCCGTGTTGATCACCCATGAATCACAGGCGGAACTGCGGGCCATGGTGGACATCGCCGGCGCCTTTGAAGACCTGAGTGCGCTGGCCTTCGAAGGCACCCTGCATGAGGAGCGCCTGCAGGCCATTCGGGCGCAGTACGCACCGGAACTGACCATTGAATCCGCCCAGAGCAATGATGCAATCATCGACGGCGTGGCCGCGGGCGACTATTTTGCCTACATCGATGCCTACAACTACTGGCGTGCCCGGGAGGCCGGGCAGCCCCTGCGTCATCATCCCGTGGGTGATGATCCGGG
Coding sequences within:
- the trmH gene encoding tRNA (guanosine(18)-2'-O)-methyltransferase TrmH produces the protein MTPERLQKLHDTLNRRQPDLTVLMDDVHKSHNLSAVMRTADAVGIQDIHAVSPDRSVQRYRIMSGGSRKWVATHIHPDIPTAADKLKASGHRIVAAHFSPRARDFREVDYTRPTALLLGNELSGVSEQGSALADEHVIIPMLGMVASLNVSVAAALILYEAQRQRLAAGLYEHCRLPPERYRQLLFEWAYPRIARYCRDKRLPYPPLDEHGLMQEAPGTRVD
- a CDS encoding secondary thiamine-phosphate synthase enzyme YjbQ, which gives rise to MFRKQLALEFSGREMRDITRLLNDLVSQSGVQQGLCHLLCLHTSASLLICENADPDVPADMERFLARLVPDGDPLFVHDAEGPDDMPAHVRSMLTQPAMTLPVEAGRLLLGTWQGVFLCEHRTCPQRRRVVVTIC
- a CDS encoding thioesterase family protein, which translates into the protein MNLWLRMIRVVLRALLGQRLAPLDTSRVYFRVWPHDLDINLHMNNGRYLTLMDLGRLDLMLRTGMGRVIFQEKWMPVVATAMVRFKRSLLPFQFFRLESRVICWDEKWFYLEQKLLRGDREVAHAIMKGCIRRSGGVVPPAEIFERVLGEAVESPAMPDSIRHWQDSEESLRAGYEGEGND
- a CDS encoding GNAT family N-acetyltransferase, giving the protein MTEELIHIRQARPGDEAVIVEFNMELARESEGLVLDPVDVRPGVRAVLNDPGRGCYYLSELGNRVVGQIGLTFEWSDWRNGFFWWIQSVYVRPDARRGGVFRALYHHVEAMALEDPGCTGLRLYVEPENESAIATYHALGLGDAPYRMLELDFSEPERSGE
- the msrB gene encoding peptide-methionine (R)-S-oxide reductase MsrB; translated protein: MTSEFSRRTILRGMAALSVLAMPLLHGSGRRLRAATLDEEANAMSKEEFPPVDFSKEEWRERLDPEAFDILFREKTERAFTSPLNEEKRDGTYVCAACYLPLFLSDMKFDSGTGWPSFYTHIEGRIGTKRDFRLIIPRTEYHCIRCGGHQGHVFSDGPEPTGQRWCNNGRALRFVPEGEPLPALRGQRQDG
- a CDS encoding substrate-binding periplasmic protein; protein product: MLKQLSLCIAALSILMSACDQSGSDYADRRDGVDHADRFESVSERGHGRIEVLYVPATGWAYRDDRGELTGVTVEIMRDFKRWLAREQGLDLELLFVTERDWRRFYQRVVDAEGGVFGIGNVTITEERRQELAFSPAYLTNVAVLITHESQAELRAMVDIAGAFEDLSALAFEGTLHEERLQAIRAQYAPELTIESAQSNDAIIDGVAAGDYFAYIDAYNYWRAREAGQPLRHHPVGDDPGEHFGIIMPRGSDWAPVMEAFFQADDGYVQSERYRSLLKRHLGEEVAELLLSAAD